The Daphnia magna isolate NIES linkage group LG3, ASM2063170v1.1, whole genome shotgun sequence genomic interval GGGTTGAACTGCAAAAAAAGGATTCCTGTATTTACTGGGGCCATTTTGGTTAAAGCTTGAGAGGTAAATCGTTTTCCCGCAGAAGTTCAGGTACTTTGTGCAACTGTGAGGCAACAAAGGTATCCAGTGAAATGAGACAACAGACTGCACTGAAATTCATATGTTCGTCTGGaatctatttgtaaacagcttAGGCCCCCCCCAGAATTCTGGGGGCCTCTAGCGACCTAAAATGCTATTACCCCCCAGAATTCTGGGGGTCTCCAGTGTTTGCTAATGCTATCGCGATCGTGACTTCCGCTCGGATCTTGTGCTGTCGATGGTTGCGACTGAAGATGTATCTAAATATAAGTTCTGAAAATTTTTCAGAACTTATCGATACAAAAGCAATGCGTCTTTGGATTTGAAGTAATTTATAAGTAGAATCATACTATAAAATTAATGGACATGTAAGATAAATTTAGTATTTGCAATCGATGAAAGTCGATGTTAGCATTATAAATGGCTTGATTTGTAAGCTTAAGCAATTAGTAGGATGAAAGCCCGTTGTCGAATACCAAAAAGACAGTTGTAACAGGTGGTGGGTCGTCATCAATAGCTGGTACACGACGAATTAAGGGAAACTGTAATGAAGATTTTCTCATGATGCTCATGCGCATGAGCATGCGCATGAACTCATGAGAGCGAGATCGTATCCCTGTATTTCAATCTCTCAGCGGTTTCGCCACTAGCCATTTGTCCCGCCAAATGCTAATTTCCGGAGAATTCCGgagaaaattttattttctcgtTAACACCGCTCCTAGTTGTTTCTGTCGACACGTGTCGAATTGcgtaatacactgttagaaattttctttggttttcgaAGGTTATAACGTTGTATTCCTGTATGCAGGGTTTTAGAacgttatttttattttattttttttatttatttattaattaacgttgcttttatttttgcagGTTATGGTTTCGAAGGGATACGAATCCTTCAATTCTGTAGATTTTAACTTCACAATTAAATTTCTCAAACAAGAGTCGGGGCGACCAGTGTCTGCGGTCTGGTGGGGTTGGTGCCTTGGTGGGTCACGATGCCACCTCCCACAGCGTCTGGGAACACAGCGGTGTTGAACAACTATTGTGTCGGCGCTTATCGAGATTTCCATTCATTGAAGCAGTTGGATTGAGTCCGGCATACTTGGAGGAGCATAAACGTGTGCTGCACATACCACTTCATCATCTTCCAGTCGCTGCACTAGCTTTTGTGTAAGTTTTATCAACAAAATATTGTAGCATTTAGAGAACCACCTCGTCCTCCAACAGAATTTCCCTCTTTGTCGACGCGACGACGTCTCAGCCCTTTTGTTCTCCCCCTCTCATTAGTAGATTTTGGTCAGTCTTCTTTCCGACATCAGGCCAGCAGGATTCAGTAGTTTTTGGTGACATGTGTTTGTGTGTGCTGGGCTAGTTGTCTACTTTGCTGGGGCGACGGTTAGCTAGATAGAAGCTGGACGCAAGCTTCGTACGGCAGGCTCCCATAGTAGTGTAAGCTTTTTCAGCTAGCATCAGACTTGGGTTATTCAAGCTAAGTCAGCCAGCACGGCGCGAGCTTGTATCTATCaacttgaaaaatgaaatcccTGGAACTGGATTCGAACCCGAGTCTTCCGCGTCGCAGTCGCGGCTCCTTCCAATCACCCATTTGGCAGATCCAAAATGTAAGAATTTTAAGCTACTATTCAGCAGTAGTCTATCCTATACAAAACTTATCTCATCTTCACAATAAAACATTCCGCATAAATATcttactttttactttttattgttataTAACTTACAAGCTATAATTAATGGGAATATCAAAGAGCtatcttcttttatttttaaaaattgcaaaaacttgttttatttaaataaattattttttttcttattacggATCGTTAAGACAAGTAATATTTTAACAGATGATTGATTTCCTAAAAAACTAGCTTATGAAATATAACCTAACTTTTCACaataaataattcaaactGAAATCCGCCgattatttaataatattattatacTATAACTAACAGCCCACAATATCCAAGCTAACCCTTTTTCTGGCGCCAAGCTTGACACCTAGCTGTGAGCTATATTATAGCGCTGGGGAAGCTTGAATAAAGTAAGAGTTTTGTTAGCTAACCAAACTCAAGTTACCCTGTAAACGATAAGCTTGACAACTGCAAGCAAGCGCGGGTGCAGCTTGAAAAGGCAAGAGCTTTGTTAGGTTTCTTAACTCAAGCATAACGTTACATACGGCAAGCTTGATATCGGTAGGCTAGCGCGGGGGAAGCTTTGGTGAAGCTAACAGTTTGGGTACGCCAAAACCCCAAGCTTGACGTTTCGTACGGGGGCGCTACAATGCCAACAAGCATGGCCAGGTCCGGGCGGTCGTGGTAATACGGCCATTCGTGGTGCGCTGCGGTAATGCAGGCACGGGTCGGTAACGCGGTAATGCGTGAACCCGGATGGgtatttgtgtgtgtattttaTGGTCAGGAAAATAGACCGAGTCAGTGTATGTCCCAGAATTTCTTAACAATATTTTTAATGTCTGAGAAAGACTGTTAATGCGTACAAATTTTCGTCTGGAATTTATATCTATTTGTAAATAACTTATCACACTGTTGTCAGAGTGGGATTGCTGTCACTCGAAATAGCACGGTGATTCGAATTCGATACGACTTCCACGATACGACTTCCGGTCGGACTTTTTATGTTGTCGCTGGTCTTGATAGATAAGTCAGAACTTATCGATTCATATGATACAAAAGCAGTGCGTCTTTTGATTTGAAGTAATTGATAAGTAGGATCATACTATAAAATTAATGGAACATGTAAGATAAATTTAGTATTTGCAATGGATGCAAGTCGACGTAAGCATGTAGAAATGGCTCGGTTTAATTAGCTTAAGCAATTTGTAGGGTTGAAAGCCATTTATAACAGGTGGTGGGTTGTCATCAATAGCCGGTACGCGACGAATTATTGGAAACTGCATAATAATGAAGATATTCCGAAACTGATGTTGCGTGCGAGATCACTGTGTTTCAGTCTTTCTGCGGTTTCACCACTGGCCATTTATTCCCACCAAATGCCAATTTCCGCTAATTTATGAATTGCCACGGTAGGGTTAATCACCAAAATTTCATTCAACTAGAAAACAAATATGCTAATTCCACTGAGTCTCAGGAAATTCGTACGTCAACGTAACAACAGGGCATTAACTCTTTTCTATACTTCCAGAACGAACAAAGTTCCGGTGTCGTTCAGAGGAAATCTTATCTTCTCGTTAACACCGCTCCTAGTTGAACGTTTCTGCCGACACGTGTCGAATTGCGTAATATTTTCTCGTTTAGTGAAGGTTTCTTCGGGAACAAGAACGCCAGCGGCGCCAATGTGGGCGGTCCCACGGTTCCACGGCCCCACCTCCGCAGGTCGCATGATCCAGCAGTGATGAACAACTGTCTGTGGCTTTTACCGAGATGTCTGGCGCTTATTGAAGCAGTACTTGGCATTGGTACAGCATACTTGGAGGAGCATAGGTCAGTGTGCTGCACGCAACACTTACATCATCTTCGAGTCGCTGTACTAGCATTTGTGTAAGTTTTAtcaacaaatatttttattgacTGAGAAAGGAACTGTTACTTtgtaaaactttttaaaattagcACAAAGAAGATCGAGGTACACAGTTTTTCTGACGCCATGACCAAGGAAGACCTGAGGGCACCGACTGTCAAAATGTCTAGCTACTGGAACCGGCAAATCTGTTTGGCGTGCTTTACGTTGGTTTTAATGGCGGCGGGGTTTGCGGCTGTCTACTGTGGAGTAAAATTTGGGTTGACCGGTGAAAACGGTAAGCATTTGTTTTCCTATATCTCAATTAAATTTTTCCGTGAGTGCATGACGGtggaaaaaaatgtctttGTAAAGGAAAAACGGAtgacatttatttattttttcttcttacccTATTTATTGTAAACAAGGATTAGATGGGGTGAATGTCACGTCTGTTGAGGATGGTGTTTCGGTTACCCCACGTCCCGCAGAAATCAATCCGTCAACGCCCTTCACAACAAATTTCACGCAACTTGAAAACAATTCAACAACACATTCCAATGAAAACGTGCCCTACGTCACAGGTAATGCAAGAATGCGCTAGTTACGATTATTTATATTCATGTTATTCACGTTTAACCTAAAAACGGTATACAGACATACCTGCGTCATCGTCCACTCAATGTATTCCACGTAACGAAACCTTCTGCAGCAATCACATCAATTACACCCATACGTTTTATCCAAATTTTGCGGGAGACAAGTCCGAACATGATTTCCTTGGTAGCTGGGCATTCCTCCAGACCATCATCGATTCCCTTTGGTATGATAAAGATTTTATTGATTTagacaattttaaaaaatctttttttctttttacatagTCACCCAAGGATTGAAGAATTTATCTGCCTAGCAGCACAACCTGAATGTCGTCTAGATGGCAAAAGCATAGGTCCCTGTCGTAAACTTTGCCACGGTGCGTAAAAGTTTTCGGCTATTTCATCacacttaaaaaataataaattattattGGGCACGTTTTATCAACAGAAATTGCAAACGCCTGCGATCCTTATTTTTGGTCTGTAttggaaaaagagaaaatcctGTTCAACTGCGACGAGCAATACGTTGACTCGACCGATCAGAATTTGTGCCTTAGTTAAGTGCCCATCACGTCAGGTAAGATGCtggaaattttcattttttgtcaGTTATGTaaattcctgttttttttttctttttactcgCCAGGCTACGTCAGTGTCGAAATCtagtaatttaaattaattCTTGACCATTaccggaaagaagaaatcatCATTTTGAATATAGTATAGTCATTTTAGCTTTTGTAAAAAACTCCCCTGgggagttttttttgtaat includes:
- the LOC116918434 gene encoding uncharacterized protein LOC116918434 isoform X2 — encoded protein: MNNCLWLLPRCLALIEAVLGIGTAYLEEHRSVCCTQHLHHLRVAVLAFVTKKIEVHSFSDAMTKEDLRAPTVKMSSYWNRQICLACFTLVLMAAGFAAVYCGVKFGLTGENDGVNVTSVEDGVSVTPRPAEINPSTPFTTNFTQLENNSTTHSNENVPYVTDIPASSSTQCIPRNETFCSNHINYTHTFYPNFAGDKSEHDFLGSWAFLQTIIDSLCHPRIEEFICLAAQPECRLDGKSIGPCRKLCHEIANACDPYFWSVLEKEKILFNCDEQYVDSTDQNLCLS
- the LOC116918434 gene encoding uncharacterized protein LOC116918434 isoform X1 — translated: MNNCLWLLPRCLALIEAVLGIGTAYLEEHRSVCCTQHLHHLRVAVLAFVTKKIEVHSFSDAMTKEDLRAPTVKMSSYWNRQICLACFTLVLMAAGFAAVYCGVKFGLTGENGLDGVNVTSVEDGVSVTPRPAEINPSTPFTTNFTQLENNSTTHSNENVPYVTDIPASSSTQCIPRNETFCSNHINYTHTFYPNFAGDKSEHDFLGSWAFLQTIIDSLCHPRIEEFICLAAQPECRLDGKSIGPCRKLCHEIANACDPYFWSVLEKEKILFNCDEQYVDSTDQNLCLS
- the LOC116918434 gene encoding uncharacterized protein LOC116918434 isoform X4; this translates as MNNCLWLLPRCLALIEAVLGIGTAYLEEHRSVCCTQHLHHLRVAVLAFVTKKIEVHSFSDAMTKEDLRAPTVKMSSYWNRQICLACFTLVLMAAGFAAVYCGVKFGLTGENDGVNVTSVEDTTHSNENVPYVTDIPASSSTQCIPRNETFCSNHINYTHTFYPNFAGDKSEHDFLGSWAFLQTIIDSLCHPRIEEFICLAAQPECRLDGKSIGPCRKLCHEIANACDPYFWSVLEKEKILFNCDEQYVDSTDQNLCLS
- the LOC116918434 gene encoding uncharacterized protein LOC116918434 isoform X3; this encodes MNNCLWLLPRCLALIEAVLGIGTAYLEEHRSVCCTQHLHHLRVAVLAFVTKKIEVHSFSDAMTKEDLRAPTVKMSSYWNRQICLACFTLVLMAAGFAAVYCGVKFGLTGENGLDGVNVTSVEDTTHSNENVPYVTDIPASSSTQCIPRNETFCSNHINYTHTFYPNFAGDKSEHDFLGSWAFLQTIIDSLCHPRIEEFICLAAQPECRLDGKSIGPCRKLCHEIANACDPYFWSVLEKEKILFNCDEQYVDSTDQNLCLS